From Variovorax sp. PMC12, the proteins below share one genomic window:
- the asd gene encoding aspartate-semialdehyde dehydrogenase, with translation MANASQPLVGLVGWRGMVGSVLMDRMQAEGDFGLIEPIFFSTSNAGGKAPAMAKNETALKDANDIEALKKCDIVITCQGGDYTSEVFPKLRAAGWNGHWIDAASTLRMKDDAIIVLDPVNLPVIENALAKGGKNWIGGNCTVSCMLMGVGALYKAGLVEWMTSMTYQAASGGGAQHMRELLTQFGTLNAEVRALLDDPKSAILEIDRKVLHKQQNLSAAETANFGAPLGGSLIPWIDKDLGLGKSQDDAEWGMSKEEWKGGAETNKILGQGAGFGTAAVPVDGFCVRIGAMRCHSQALTFKLKKNVPLADIEAMIAADNPWAKVVPNTREATVKDLTPVAVTGTMNIPVGRIRKLAMGPEYVGAFTIGDQLLWGAAEPLRRMLRILLEA, from the coding sequence CCTCGTTGGCTGGCGCGGCATGGTCGGCTCGGTCCTGATGGACCGCATGCAGGCCGAAGGCGACTTCGGTCTGATCGAGCCGATCTTCTTCTCGACCTCCAACGCCGGCGGCAAGGCCCCGGCCATGGCCAAGAACGAGACCGCGCTGAAGGATGCGAACGACATCGAAGCACTGAAGAAGTGCGACATCGTCATCACCTGCCAGGGCGGCGACTACACCAGCGAGGTGTTTCCCAAGCTGCGCGCCGCGGGCTGGAACGGCCACTGGATCGATGCCGCCTCCACCCTGCGCATGAAGGATGACGCCATCATCGTGCTCGACCCGGTGAACCTGCCGGTCATCGAGAACGCGCTGGCCAAGGGCGGCAAGAACTGGATCGGCGGCAACTGCACCGTGAGCTGCATGCTCATGGGCGTGGGCGCCCTCTACAAGGCCGGCCTGGTCGAGTGGATGACCAGCATGACCTACCAGGCAGCCTCTGGCGGCGGCGCGCAGCACATGCGCGAACTGCTGACCCAGTTCGGCACCCTGAACGCCGAAGTGCGCGCGCTGCTGGACGACCCGAAGTCGGCCATCCTCGAAATCGACCGCAAGGTGCTGCACAAGCAGCAGAACCTGAGCGCGGCCGAGACCGCCAACTTCGGCGCACCGCTGGGCGGCTCGCTGATCCCCTGGATCGACAAGGACCTGGGCCTGGGCAAGAGCCAGGACGATGCCGAATGGGGCATGTCCAAGGAAGAATGGAAGGGCGGCGCCGAGACCAACAAGATCCTGGGCCAGGGCGCGGGCTTCGGCACCGCCGCCGTGCCGGTCGATGGCTTCTGCGTGCGCATCGGCGCCATGCGCTGCCATAGCCAGGCGCTGACCTTCAAGCTCAAGAAGAACGTTCCGCTGGCCGACATCGAAGCGATGATCGCCGCCGACAACCCGTGGGCGAAGGTCGTGCCGAACACGCGGGAAGCAACGGTCAAGGACCTCACGCCGGTGGCGGTGACGGGCACCATGAACATTCCGGTCGGCCGCATCCGCAAGCTGGCGATGGGCCCGGAATACGTTGGCGCATTCACCATCGGCGACCAATTGCTGTGGGGCGCTGCGGAACCGCTGCGCCGCATGCTGCGCATCCTGCTCGAAGCCTGA
- a CDS encoding FimV/HubP family polar landmark protein — protein MTRHLLPAASPSAARPHLPSNGWRLSILGAAAAVALGLASSDASAFALGQLKVQSALGEPLRAEIDVTEIAANEADGLKINIATAEAFKNAGVPYNPALSDVRATLQRRAGGQYVVRLSGNRPLNDPFIDLLLEANGSSGRIVRDYTVLLDPPATRQAAAPSVPAAPIAPQITTPVERPAARARRERAPVAAAPSAPVAAAPAPAAAAPAAPAVASAPARTGGGGGEQVTVQRGDTASKIAGAYKPADVSLDQMLVALLAANPNAFIGGNVNRMRAGAVLDLPTAAQAAATPAAEARRTVTAQSRDFGSYRQRLAENAPTSNVAAASRNASGKLQANVEDRNAAASAPDKLTISQGSASTRAADEKVAQARQAQDASNRVAELSKNIEDLNKLKSSTGAAAPAAAPAAPGIPVPAPSTAATTAPAAASPAPAPAAAPTPAPSAPAAATPAPAAAAAAAPAAAVAPAAAPAAPTPEATAAAAAPAPAPATTTTPAATPATDAAATTAAAAPTGDAAAPKPAPKKVVAPPPPPPEPTFFEELLDNPLMLAGAALIALLVGFLLYRVLGRRREEMSESVFLESRIPKDSFFGASGGESVDTKNRGDSTVSSLSYSPSQLDAGDVDPVAEADVYLAYGRDLQAEEILREALRLNPDRTAIHLKLLEIHAKRRDVRAYESLATEVHKLTGGLGSEWTRVVDMGKDLDPGNPLYESGASRSGGGASAAETAAFAGALAAAAKPVAAPPASPPVAVAPPAFVPSVAPLDFDLDLTAPPPPAPAPAPAPSHAPVGASLPKSAYAPAPTAARPAAPLSNGHAATPVDLENDFDTAPGALTALTPDTRPSSLSDAEHNTRPAMLRNSLPADSGFIEFDMSALAGLPARSAETPVARPTVSTHDDEGDDSPHAVKLSLARELQAIGDVEGARSLVEEVEAESAGDLKSQARQLLAELR, from the coding sequence ATGACAAGACATCTGTTGCCTGCGGCCAGCCCTTCGGCCGCTCGCCCGCATCTGCCATCGAACGGTTGGCGCCTTTCCATTCTGGGCGCCGCGGCCGCCGTGGCTCTGGGCCTCGCCAGCAGCGACGCCAGCGCGTTCGCGCTGGGTCAGCTGAAGGTCCAATCGGCGCTCGGCGAACCGTTGCGCGCCGAGATCGACGTGACCGAGATCGCTGCCAACGAGGCGGACGGCCTGAAGATCAACATCGCCACGGCCGAAGCCTTCAAGAACGCCGGCGTGCCGTACAACCCGGCGCTCAGCGACGTGCGGGCGACCCTGCAACGTCGTGCAGGCGGCCAGTACGTGGTGCGCCTGAGCGGCAACCGCCCTCTCAACGACCCGTTCATCGACCTGCTGCTGGAAGCCAACGGCTCGTCGGGCCGGATCGTGCGCGACTACACCGTGCTGCTCGATCCGCCGGCCACGCGGCAGGCGGCAGCACCGAGCGTGCCGGCAGCACCGATTGCCCCGCAGATCACGACGCCCGTCGAGCGCCCGGCCGCACGCGCGCGCCGCGAGCGTGCACCGGTGGCCGCAGCGCCCTCGGCTCCCGTCGCTGCGGCGCCCGCGCCGGCAGCCGCCGCGCCGGCAGCTCCCGCCGTGGCCAGCGCCCCCGCCCGTACCGGCGGCGGCGGCGGTGAACAGGTCACGGTGCAGCGCGGCGACACCGCCAGCAAGATCGCCGGCGCCTACAAGCCGGCCGACGTGTCGCTCGACCAGATGCTCGTGGCCCTGCTGGCCGCCAACCCCAATGCCTTCATCGGCGGCAACGTCAACCGCATGCGCGCGGGCGCCGTGCTCGACCTGCCGACCGCCGCCCAGGCAGCAGCCACGCCGGCCGCCGAGGCGCGCCGCACCGTCACGGCGCAGAGCCGCGACTTCGGCTCCTACCGCCAGCGCCTGGCCGAGAATGCGCCGACCTCGAACGTCGCGGCCGCCAGCCGCAATGCCTCGGGCAAGCTGCAGGCCAACGTCGAAGACCGCAACGCCGCGGCCAGCGCACCCGACAAGCTCACCATCTCGCAGGGCAGCGCCTCCACCCGCGCAGCCGACGAAAAAGTCGCGCAGGCCCGCCAGGCGCAGGACGCGAGCAACCGCGTCGCAGAGCTGTCGAAGAACATCGAGGATCTGAACAAGCTCAAGAGCAGTACCGGTGCGGCCGCGCCGGCAGCCGCCCCCGCCGCGCCGGGCATTCCTGTTCCGGCCCCGTCCACGGCTGCCACGACGGCACCCGCGGCAGCCAGCCCAGCGCCGGCACCGGCCGCGGCACCCACGCCAGCTCCGTCGGCCCCGGCCGCCGCGACGCCAGCCCCTGCTGCCGCTGCAGCCGCTGCACCTGCCGCCGCTGTCGCACCTGCGGCAGCCCCCGCCGCTCCCACGCCTGAAGCGACCGCTGCCGCCGCCGCGCCCGCACCCGCACCCGCGACAACAACCACGCCTGCGGCAACGCCCGCGACCGATGCTGCAGCCACGACGGCTGCCGCCGCCCCGACGGGCGATGCCGCCGCGCCGAAGCCGGCCCCGAAGAAGGTGGTGGCACCGCCACCGCCCCCACCTGAGCCCACCTTCTTCGAAGAACTGCTGGACAACCCGCTGATGCTGGCCGGCGCCGCGCTGATCGCGCTGCTGGTCGGCTTCCTGCTTTATCGCGTGCTGGGCCGCCGCCGCGAGGAAATGAGCGAAAGCGTGTTCCTCGAGAGCCGCATTCCCAAGGACTCGTTCTTCGGCGCCAGCGGCGGCGAATCGGTCGACACCAAGAACCGTGGCGACTCCACCGTGTCGTCGCTGTCGTACTCGCCGAGCCAGCTCGACGCGGGCGACGTCGACCCCGTGGCCGAAGCCGACGTCTACCTGGCCTACGGCCGCGACCTGCAGGCCGAGGAAATCCTGCGCGAAGCGCTGCGCCTGAACCCCGACCGCACGGCGATCCATCTCAAGCTGCTCGAAATCCATGCCAAGCGGCGCGACGTGCGGGCCTACGAAAGCCTCGCCACCGAAGTGCACAAGCTGACCGGCGGCCTGGGCTCCGAATGGACGCGCGTGGTCGACATGGGCAAGGACCTCGATCCGGGCAACCCGCTGTACGAATCCGGCGCCAGCCGCAGCGGCGGTGGCGCCAGCGCCGCCGAAACGGCCGCCTTCGCCGGCGCCTTGGCCGCGGCCGCCAAGCCGGTGGCTGCGCCTCCCGCTTCGCCGCCGGTGGCTGTCGCTCCGCCCGCCTTCGTTCCGTCGGTGGCACCGCTGGACTTCGACCTCGACCTGACCGCGCCGCCGCCCCCTGCTCCCGCCCCGGCGCCGGCTCCGAGCCATGCCCCGGTCGGCGCCAGCCTGCCGAAGTCGGCCTACGCGCCCGCGCCGACGGCCGCTCGCCCCGCCGCACCGCTGTCGAACGGCCACGCTGCGACGCCCGTCGACCTGGAGAACGACTTCGACACCGCGCCAGGCGCACTGACCGCCCTGACGCCCGACACCCGCCCCTCTTCGCTGAGCGACGCTGAGCACAACACCCGCCCCGCCATGCTGCGCAACTCGCTGCCGGCGGACTCGGGCTTCATCGAGTTCGACATGAGCGCGCTGGCCGGCCTGCCGGCTCGCAGCGCCGAAACACCCGTGGCACGCCCCACGGTCTCCACGCACGACGACGAGGGCGACGACAGCCCCCACGCCGTCAAGCTGTCCCTCGCACGCGAACTGCAAGCCATCGGCGACGTCGAAGGCGCGCGCTCGCTGGTCGAGGAAGTCGAAGCCGAAAGCGCTGGCGACCTCAAGTCGCAAGCCCGTCAACTGCTCGCGGAACTGCGCTGA
- the truA gene encoding tRNA pseudouridine(38-40) synthase TruA codes for MRLALGIRYNGQAYEGWQSQRSGRTVQDKLEAALSKFAAQPIGTLCAGRTDAGVHALMQVVHFDTTVEREPFSWMRGPNRFLPDDIAVQWAQPVPDEFHCRASALARRYLYVLSQSPVRPSLDAGRVGWSMHALDGDAMRAAAALLVGRHDFSSFRASACQARSPVKDLRRIEITRIGDGERCRWHFEFEADAFLHHMIRNLMGCLVRIGRGDEPVEWISQVLEARSRKVAAPTFSADGLYFLGPLYDAKWGLPAEATLQAGGAPYDGPP; via the coding sequence GTGAGGCTGGCGCTCGGCATCCGCTACAACGGCCAGGCGTACGAGGGCTGGCAAAGCCAGCGCTCGGGCCGCACGGTGCAGGACAAGCTCGAGGCGGCGCTCTCGAAGTTCGCGGCACAGCCCATCGGCACGCTGTGCGCGGGCCGCACCGACGCCGGCGTGCACGCGCTCATGCAGGTGGTGCATTTCGACACCACCGTCGAGCGCGAACCCTTCTCCTGGATGCGCGGCCCCAACCGCTTCCTGCCCGACGACATCGCGGTGCAATGGGCGCAACCGGTGCCCGATGAGTTCCACTGCCGCGCCAGCGCCCTGGCGCGCCGCTACCTGTACGTGCTCTCGCAGTCGCCGGTGCGGCCCAGCCTGGATGCGGGCCGGGTCGGCTGGTCGATGCATGCGCTCGATGGCGACGCGATGCGCGCCGCGGCGGCGCTGCTGGTCGGGCGGCACGATTTCAGCTCGTTCCGCGCCTCGGCCTGCCAGGCCCGCTCGCCGGTCAAGGACCTGCGGCGCATCGAAATCACCCGCATCGGCGACGGCGAGCGCTGCCGCTGGCACTTCGAATTCGAGGCCGACGCGTTCCTGCACCACATGATCCGCAACCTGATGGGCTGCCTCGTGCGCATCGGCCGGGGCGACGAGCCTGTCGAATGGATTTCGCAGGTGCTGGAGGCGCGCAGCCGCAAGGTTGCGGCGCCCACATTCTCGGCGGACGGCCTTTACTTCCTGGGTCCGTTGTACGACGCGAAGTGGGGGCTGCCGGCCGAGGCCACTCTGCAGGCCGGCGGGGCTCCGTATGATGGCCCGCCATGA
- a CDS encoding phosphoribosylanthranilate isomerase, which produces MTSPSAAATRTRIKICGLTREADVDAAVEAGADAIGFVLYPGSPRAVTPERAAELASRLPPFITPVLLFVNEDPSTVIASLARVRGAIAQFHGEETPDQCEESTGPERFRYMRAARIPLGAAGAAFDLVKYASDYSHAQAILLDAHVEGYGGGGKAFDWSLLPPAVDAHLVLSGGLTPANVSDGIRILRTRCKSLSVDVSSGVEIDGPGNKGLKDAGKIRQFVAAVRAADASFSS; this is translated from the coding sequence ATGACCTCCCCGAGCGCAGCAGCCACCCGCACCCGCATCAAGATCTGCGGCCTGACCCGTGAGGCCGACGTGGACGCGGCGGTCGAAGCCGGCGCCGACGCCATCGGCTTCGTGCTCTACCCCGGGAGCCCCCGCGCGGTAACGCCGGAACGCGCCGCCGAACTGGCCTCGCGCCTGCCCCCATTCATCACGCCGGTGCTGTTGTTCGTGAACGAAGACCCGTCGACGGTTATCGCGTCGCTCGCCCGCGTGCGGGGCGCCATCGCCCAGTTCCACGGCGAGGAAACGCCCGATCAGTGCGAGGAATCGACCGGCCCGGAGCGCTTTCGTTACATGCGCGCGGCCCGGATTCCCCTCGGGGCTGCCGGAGCCGCCTTCGACCTCGTAAAATACGCGTCCGATTACTCCCACGCCCAGGCCATCCTGCTCGACGCCCATGTCGAAGGTTATGGCGGTGGCGGCAAGGCATTCGATTGGTCACTTCTTCCACCCGCCGTCGACGCTCACCTCGTCTTGAGTGGTGGGCTCACACCTGCAAACGTGAGCGATGGCATTCGCATCCTGCGGACGCGCTGCAAGTCGCTGTCCGTTGATGTGAGCTCGGGCGTCGAAATCGACGGTCCCGGGAACAAGGGCCTCAAGGACGCCGGAAAGATCCGGCAATTCGTCGCAGCCGTCAGGGCAGCCGACGCGTCCTTCTCAAGTTAG